A stretch of Ipomoea triloba cultivar NCNSP0323 chromosome 13, ASM357664v1 DNA encodes these proteins:
- the LOC116002892 gene encoding uncharacterized protein LOC116002892: protein MSSSAAVETEGFPYLVCRLDNVQGIVDALTSVRWKRYQDAVVELSEHGIVLIVEETRCLQGKVYLQRELFTQYEFRAEGRPRFGVGLGLFVDCLNTFSVPGKSTIELRYPGPDMELLVKSVDSSEACIYAEIRTRIPETTPWDYNFEPAGSTPLSFTVKSAALKEAIDDLEWPGSSIQLTLQPAPPSVTFRSEGHGDLQIDFMHHMNTDTLFAFHCDHRISHRYKYKFLQATTSNIPSSVMKDNRGSKFTIGNGGMLKVQHLVSVARPASSHSHTDSAAHHQPSRIAYIEFFVKPEVDEPDA, encoded by the exons ATGAGCTCGTCGGCGGCGGTGGAGACGGAGGGCTTTCCCTATCTTGTCTGCCGGCTGGACAACGTTCAAGGCATTGTTGACGCCCTCACCTCCGTCCGTTGGAAGCGCTACCAG GACGCCGTCGTCGAGTTGTCGGAGCACGGCATAGTGTTGATCGTCGAGGAAACCCGGTGCCTTCAGGGGAAAGTTTATTTGCAACGCGAG TTGTTTACTCAGTATGAATTCCGTGCTGAAGGGAGGCCGAGATTCGGAGTAGGCTTAGGGCTTTTTGTTGATTGTCTCAATACATTTTCAGTTCCAGGAAAATCTACCATTGAACTTCGGTATCCCGGGCCTGACATGGAGCTTCTTGTCAA ATCTGTTGATTCATCTGAAGCCTGCATTTATGCTGAGATCAGAACAAGGATTCCTGAGACAACGCCATGGGACTACAACTTTGAACCTGCAGGAAGTACTCCTCTCAGTTTTACTGTCAAG TCTGCAGCACTAAAAGAAGCTATAGATGATCTTGAATGGCCTGGCTCAAGCATTCAGCTAACCCTTCAACCAGCCCCTCCCTCTGTTACCTTCAGGAGTGAAGGCCATGGCGACTTACAG ATAGACTTCATGCACCACATGAACACCGATACTCTTTTTGCATTTCATTGTGATCACCGTATCTCGCACAG GTACAAGTACAAATTCCTCCAGGCAACAACTTCAAACATACCTAGCAGTGTCATGAAAGATAATCGGGGAAGCAAGTTTACTATTGGCAATGGTGGAATGCTAAAAGTGCAGCATCTTGTTTCAGTTGCAAGACCAGCAAGCTCACATTCCCACACTGATTCTGCTGCCCATCATCAACCCAGCCGTATTGCTTATATCGAGTTCTTTGTCAAGCCAGAGGTAGATGAACCCGATGCATAG
- the LOC116000898 gene encoding putative late blight resistance protein homolog R1A-3 isoform X3, translating to MAFDAVTTLIQVVEAAKQDIMTPKILSTLYGGRSMMVPLLETIELLSYNLHFLQVFMRSKTEKKNWDTGDSSLYKYVEIEVARIYEKYKIKSKPRLIYVGDYWPTKAEDTHNLLKSIVRDIEFVKDRILKEERRAAALEAEEQNITIWDTYRNALKTENEVIVGLDSDIERIVNRLCYSYFGGPVLTILKNSNIDKFRKYVLKLQVMALVGEGGIGKTTLAKRVYGHPTTNASFHIRASVVVSKVHNLKEILIGLLRCISPITSEIYNIDEAQIAEQLSISLMDQKYLIFLDDIWTTAAWDAIQGYFPENFNGSRILVTTRSKEVSEYLSTNPYQVKYQTLLDRWELFSRKVFRQSRYVPSEYEKIGKHIVWRCGGLPLEVVLISGILAIAKGSPQIWRDVARTLDRVDRYDNNKRISKIVSLSFKYLPNHLKDCFQYFGVFPEDSDIPIKKLINLWVAEGFIKPHKSLEKVVGESYLHDLINRSLVQINELSIDGKVKSCNIHDRVHEVCVRKAIDGNTLCIINDNHAPKSSHWLSCQTSHWPITRASYWNCGPDEIHSVLCFGKDVYHSKCRLVYPCLELLRVLDLSLVKCSRGMPSEITDLVHLRYLALSTIGSLYKLQFLKLKNLQTLLVTSWIKKYPLQLPCDILGLRQLRHLHVDQRCSQYLPSLVKKNLQTLYWLKVASSDKKPNFRMVPNLKELGIYIEGQLAPSYLGSLVYLNLLETLKFEVGRVERFYLPTDFPPNLKKLTLRYTYLSWKDMDTIGKLPHLEVLKLKDFACCGSKWEPSEPGFRELKTLLISRSDLKHWNASSNNFPILERLVLRYCWELKQVPLKFAKIGTLELIVLECCYSSLVTSAKQISSANKLLFLGKTDCPLRVCKVGIKVELPNNKSFEEESVESSKKKVWKALKKNVWEALSSFSITFQG from the exons ATGGCTTTTGATGCTGTAACCACTCTAATCCAAGTAGTAGAGGCTGCCAAGCAAGACATTATGACGCCCAAAATACTTTCAACATTGTATGGTGGAAGATCAATGATGGTACCACTGCTTGAAACGATTGAGTTGCTGTCTTACAATCTCCATTTTCTGCAAGTCTTTATGAGAAGTAagacggaaaaaaaaaattgggacaCCGGGGATTCGAGTCTGTATAAGTATGTCGAAATTGAAGTTGCTCGAATATAtgaaaagtataaaataaaatctaaaccGAGACTAATATATGTGGGAGATTACTGGCCAACGAAAGCTGAAGATACTCATAATCTCTTGAAAAGTATAGTAAGAGATATTGAGTTTGTTAAAGACCGGATCCTGAAGGAAGAAAGAAGAGCTGCTGCTTTAGAGGCTGAGGAACAGAACATCACAATTTGGGATACCTACCGAAATGCTTTAAAGACTGAGAATGAAGTGATTGTAGGATTGGACAGTGATATAGAGAGGATAGTTAACCGGCTCTGCTATTCATACTTCGGGGGACCAGTTTTAACCATTTTGAAGAATAGTAACATTGACAAATTTCGGAAATATGTGCTGAAACTACAAGTTATGGCACTCGTTGGGGAAGGGGGCATTGGAAAAACTACATTAGCCAAAAGAGTCTATGGACATCCAACTACTAATGCTAGCTTTCACATTCGAGCATCCGTAGTTGTGTCTAAAGTTCATAACCTCAAAGAGATACTCATTGGTCTATTACGTTGTATTTCACCAATCACTAGTGAAATCTACAACATAGATGAGGCTCAGATAGCTGAGCAATTAAGCATAAGTTTGATGGACCAgaagtatttaattttcttagaTGACATATGGACCACTGCTGCATGGGATGCCATCCAAGGATATTTTCCGGAGAATTTTAATGGAAGCCGAATCTTAGTAACTACTCGGTCAAAAGAGGTGTCTGAATACTTAAGTACAAATCCCTACCAAGTGAAGTATCAAACTTTGTTGGATCGTTGGGAATTATTTTCAAGGAAAGTGTTTAGGCAAAGCCGATATGTTCCCAGTGAATATGAGAAAATTGGGAAACACATTGTTTGGCGTTGTGGTGGACTACCCTTAGAAGTTGTTTTAATTTCTGGAATTTTGGCGATAGCAAAAGGGTCCCCACAAATATGGAGAGATGTTGCCCGAACTTTGGATAGAGTTGATAGATATGATAATAAcaaaagaatttcaaaaatagtTTCATTAAGCTTCAAGTATTTACCTAATCATTTGAAGGATTGCTTTCAGTATTTTGGTGTGTTTCCCGAAGACAGTGACATTCctattaagaaattaatcaaCTTATGGGTTGCAGAGGGATTTATAAAGCCACATAAGAGTTTGGAAAAAGTAGTGGGAGAGAGTTACTTGCATGATCTCATTAATAGAAGTCTTGTTCAAATTAATGAGCTAAGTATTGACGGcaaagttaaatcatgtaacatTCATGATCGAGTGCACGAGGTTTGTGTGAGAAAAGCAATTGATGGGAATACATTGTGCATTATCAATGACAACCATGCTCCAAAGTCTAGTCATTGGTTAAGCTGTCAAACAAGTCATTGGCCAATCACTCGAGCGAG TTATTGGAATTGCGGTCCTGATGAAATCCATTCTGTTCTCTGCTTTGGTAAAGATGTATACCATTCAAAATGCAG GTTGGTATACCCATGTTTGGAATTGCTAAGAGTATTGGATTTATCATTAGTTAAATGCTCGCGAGGCATGCCTAGTGAAATAACAGACTTGGTTCATTTGAGATACTTGGCTTTAAGTACAATTGGTTCTCTTTACAAGCTTCAATTTTTAAAGCTTAAAAATTTGCAAACTCTCCTAGTTACTTCGTGGATCAAAAAATATCCTTTGCAACTTCCATGTGATATTTTGGGTTTGCGACAATTGAGGCATTTGCATGTTGACCAGAGATGTTCACAATATCTCCCTTCCTTAGTCAAAAAAAATTTGCAAACTCTTTATTGGTTGAAAGTTGCTAGCTCCGACAAAAAACCAAACTTCAGAATGGTTCCAAATCTAAAGGAACTTGGGATTTACATTGAAGGCCAACTGGCGCCTAGCTATCTAGGGAGCCTTGTGTATTTAAATCTACTTGAGACGTTGAAGTTTGAAGTAGGAAGAGTTGAGCGCTTTTATCTACCAACAGATTTTCCACCAAACCTTAAGAAGCTGACACTTCGGTATACTTATCTTTCATGGAAGGATATGGACACAATTGGCAAGTTGCCGCACCTTGAGGTGCTTAAACTTAAAGATTTCGCCTGCTGCGGTTCAAAGTGGGAACCATCGGAGCCGGGCTTTCGGGAATTAAAGACACTTCTTATTTCACGTTCAGATCTCAAACATTGGAATGCAAGTTCTAATAATTTCCCAATTTTGGAGCGCCTAGTCTTAAGATATTGTTGGGAATTGAAACAAGTTCCACTGAAGTTTGCAAAAATTGGAACGCTGGAGTTAATTGTGTTAGAATGTTGTTATTCTTCTCTTGTGACTTCTGCAAAGCAGATTTCTTCTGCAAACAAGTTATTGTTTCTAGGAAAGACAGATTGTCCACTTCGTGTTTGTAAAGTTGGAATTAAG GTTGAATTGCCAAATAATAaaagctttgaagaagaaagtgtggaAAGCTCTAAGAAGAAAGTGTGGAAAGCTCTAAAGAAGAATGTGTGGGAAGCTCTAAG CTCCTTTTCTATTACTTTTCAAGGTTGA
- the LOC116000898 gene encoding putative late blight resistance protein homolog R1A-3 isoform X1, whose product MAFDAVTTLIQVVEAAKQDIMTPKILSTLYGGRSMMVPLLETIELLSYNLHFLQVFMRSKTEKKNWDTGDSSLYKYVEIEVARIYEKYKIKSKPRLIYVGDYWPTKAEDTHNLLKSIVRDIEFVKDRILKEERRAAALEAEEQNITIWDTYRNALKTENEVIVGLDSDIERIVNRLCYSYFGGPVLTILKNSNIDKFRKYVLKLQVMALVGEGGIGKTTLAKRVYGHPTTNASFHIRASVVVSKVHNLKEILIGLLRCISPITSEIYNIDEAQIAEQLSISLMDQKYLIFLDDIWTTAAWDAIQGYFPENFNGSRILVTTRSKEVSEYLSTNPYQVKYQTLLDRWELFSRKVFRQSRYVPSEYEKIGKHIVWRCGGLPLEVVLISGILAIAKGSPQIWRDVARTLDRVDRYDNNKRISKIVSLSFKYLPNHLKDCFQYFGVFPEDSDIPIKKLINLWVAEGFIKPHKSLEKVVGESYLHDLINRSLVQINELSIDGKVKSCNIHDRVHEVCVRKAIDGNTLCIINDNHAPKSSHWLSCQTSHWPITRASYWNCGPDEIHSVLCFGKDVYHSKCRLVYPCLELLRVLDLSLVKCSRGMPSEITDLVHLRYLALSTIGSLYKLQFLKLKNLQTLLVTSWIKKYPLQLPCDILGLRQLRHLHVDQRCSQYLPSLVKKNLQTLYWLKVASSDKKPNFRMVPNLKELGIYIEGQLAPSYLGSLVYLNLLETLKFEVGRVERFYLPTDFPPNLKKLTLRYTYLSWKDMDTIGKLPHLEVLKLKDFACCGSKWEPSEPGFRELKTLLISRSDLKHWNASSNNFPILERLVLRYCWELKQVPLKFAKIGTLELIVLECCYSSLVTSAKQISSANKLLFLGKTDCPLRVCKVGIKVELPNNKSFEEESVESSKKKVWKALKKNVWEALRLNYHIMKALKKNVMKVPKKNVLESKVELPNNENSEELRWCLVGDVYTLLRVLTLITMIVGLLLLILGLI is encoded by the exons ATGGCTTTTGATGCTGTAACCACTCTAATCCAAGTAGTAGAGGCTGCCAAGCAAGACATTATGACGCCCAAAATACTTTCAACATTGTATGGTGGAAGATCAATGATGGTACCACTGCTTGAAACGATTGAGTTGCTGTCTTACAATCTCCATTTTCTGCAAGTCTTTATGAGAAGTAagacggaaaaaaaaaattgggacaCCGGGGATTCGAGTCTGTATAAGTATGTCGAAATTGAAGTTGCTCGAATATAtgaaaagtataaaataaaatctaaaccGAGACTAATATATGTGGGAGATTACTGGCCAACGAAAGCTGAAGATACTCATAATCTCTTGAAAAGTATAGTAAGAGATATTGAGTTTGTTAAAGACCGGATCCTGAAGGAAGAAAGAAGAGCTGCTGCTTTAGAGGCTGAGGAACAGAACATCACAATTTGGGATACCTACCGAAATGCTTTAAAGACTGAGAATGAAGTGATTGTAGGATTGGACAGTGATATAGAGAGGATAGTTAACCGGCTCTGCTATTCATACTTCGGGGGACCAGTTTTAACCATTTTGAAGAATAGTAACATTGACAAATTTCGGAAATATGTGCTGAAACTACAAGTTATGGCACTCGTTGGGGAAGGGGGCATTGGAAAAACTACATTAGCCAAAAGAGTCTATGGACATCCAACTACTAATGCTAGCTTTCACATTCGAGCATCCGTAGTTGTGTCTAAAGTTCATAACCTCAAAGAGATACTCATTGGTCTATTACGTTGTATTTCACCAATCACTAGTGAAATCTACAACATAGATGAGGCTCAGATAGCTGAGCAATTAAGCATAAGTTTGATGGACCAgaagtatttaattttcttagaTGACATATGGACCACTGCTGCATGGGATGCCATCCAAGGATATTTTCCGGAGAATTTTAATGGAAGCCGAATCTTAGTAACTACTCGGTCAAAAGAGGTGTCTGAATACTTAAGTACAAATCCCTACCAAGTGAAGTATCAAACTTTGTTGGATCGTTGGGAATTATTTTCAAGGAAAGTGTTTAGGCAAAGCCGATATGTTCCCAGTGAATATGAGAAAATTGGGAAACACATTGTTTGGCGTTGTGGTGGACTACCCTTAGAAGTTGTTTTAATTTCTGGAATTTTGGCGATAGCAAAAGGGTCCCCACAAATATGGAGAGATGTTGCCCGAACTTTGGATAGAGTTGATAGATATGATAATAAcaaaagaatttcaaaaatagtTTCATTAAGCTTCAAGTATTTACCTAATCATTTGAAGGATTGCTTTCAGTATTTTGGTGTGTTTCCCGAAGACAGTGACATTCctattaagaaattaatcaaCTTATGGGTTGCAGAGGGATTTATAAAGCCACATAAGAGTTTGGAAAAAGTAGTGGGAGAGAGTTACTTGCATGATCTCATTAATAGAAGTCTTGTTCAAATTAATGAGCTAAGTATTGACGGcaaagttaaatcatgtaacatTCATGATCGAGTGCACGAGGTTTGTGTGAGAAAAGCAATTGATGGGAATACATTGTGCATTATCAATGACAACCATGCTCCAAAGTCTAGTCATTGGTTAAGCTGTCAAACAAGTCATTGGCCAATCACTCGAGCGAG TTATTGGAATTGCGGTCCTGATGAAATCCATTCTGTTCTCTGCTTTGGTAAAGATGTATACCATTCAAAATGCAG GTTGGTATACCCATGTTTGGAATTGCTAAGAGTATTGGATTTATCATTAGTTAAATGCTCGCGAGGCATGCCTAGTGAAATAACAGACTTGGTTCATTTGAGATACTTGGCTTTAAGTACAATTGGTTCTCTTTACAAGCTTCAATTTTTAAAGCTTAAAAATTTGCAAACTCTCCTAGTTACTTCGTGGATCAAAAAATATCCTTTGCAACTTCCATGTGATATTTTGGGTTTGCGACAATTGAGGCATTTGCATGTTGACCAGAGATGTTCACAATATCTCCCTTCCTTAGTCAAAAAAAATTTGCAAACTCTTTATTGGTTGAAAGTTGCTAGCTCCGACAAAAAACCAAACTTCAGAATGGTTCCAAATCTAAAGGAACTTGGGATTTACATTGAAGGCCAACTGGCGCCTAGCTATCTAGGGAGCCTTGTGTATTTAAATCTACTTGAGACGTTGAAGTTTGAAGTAGGAAGAGTTGAGCGCTTTTATCTACCAACAGATTTTCCACCAAACCTTAAGAAGCTGACACTTCGGTATACTTATCTTTCATGGAAGGATATGGACACAATTGGCAAGTTGCCGCACCTTGAGGTGCTTAAACTTAAAGATTTCGCCTGCTGCGGTTCAAAGTGGGAACCATCGGAGCCGGGCTTTCGGGAATTAAAGACACTTCTTATTTCACGTTCAGATCTCAAACATTGGAATGCAAGTTCTAATAATTTCCCAATTTTGGAGCGCCTAGTCTTAAGATATTGTTGGGAATTGAAACAAGTTCCACTGAAGTTTGCAAAAATTGGAACGCTGGAGTTAATTGTGTTAGAATGTTGTTATTCTTCTCTTGTGACTTCTGCAAAGCAGATTTCTTCTGCAAACAAGTTATTGTTTCTAGGAAAGACAGATTGTCCACTTCGTGTTTGTAAAGTTGGAATTAAG GTTGAATTGCCAAATAATAaaagctttgaagaagaaagtgtggaAAGCTCTAAGAAGAAAGTGTGGAAAGCTCTAAAGAAGAATGTGTGGGAAGCTCTAAG GTTGAATTACCATATAATgaaagctttgaagaagaaTGTGATGAAAGTTCCGAAGAAGAATGTGTTGGAATCTAAG GTTGAATTGCCAAATAATGAAAACTCTGAAGAATTAaggtggtgtttggttggagacgTTTACACCCTACTACGGGTTTTGACACTCATTACCATGATTGTTGGTCTACTTTTGTTAATTTTGGGCTTAATATGA
- the LOC116000898 gene encoding putative late blight resistance protein homolog R1A-3 isoform X2, which translates to MAFDAVTTLIQVVEAAKQDIMTPKILSTLYGGRSMMVPLLETIELLSYNLHFLQVFMRSKTEKKNWDTGDSSLYKYVEIEVARIYEKYKIKSKPRLIYVGDYWPTKAEDTHNLLKSIVRDIEFVKDRILKEERRAAALEAEEQNITIWDTYRNALKTENEVIVGLDSDIERIVNRLCYSYFGGPVLTILKNSNIDKFRKYVLKLQVMALVGEGGIGKTTLAKRVYGHPTTNASFHIRASVVVSKVHNLKEILIGLLRCISPITSEIYNIDEAQIAEQLSISLMDQKYLIFLDDIWTTAAWDAIQGYFPENFNGSRILVTTRSKEVSEYLSTNPYQVKYQTLLDRWELFSRKVFRQSRYVPSEYEKIGKHIVWRCGGLPLEVVLISGILAIAKGSPQIWRDVARTLDRVDRYDNNKRISKIVSLSFKYLPNHLKDCFQYFGVFPEDSDIPIKKLINLWVAEGFIKPHKSLEKVVGESYLHDLINRSLVQINELSIDGKVKSCNIHDRVHEVCVRKAIDGNTLCIINDNHAPKSSHWLSCQTSHWPITRASYWNCGPDEIHSVLCFGKDVYHSKCRLVYPCLELLRVLDLSLVKCSRGMPSEITDLVHLRYLALSTIGSLYKLQFLKLKNLQTLLVTSWIKKYPLQLPCDILGLRQLRHLHVDQRCSQYLPSLVKKNLQTLYWLKVASSDKKPNFRMVPNLKELGIYIEGQLAPSYLGSLVYLNLLETLKFEVGRVERFYLPTDFPPNLKKLTLRYTYLSWKDMDTIGKLPHLEVLKLKDFACCGSKWEPSEPGFRELKTLLISRSDLKHWNASSNNFPILERLVLRYCWELKQVPLKFAKIGTLELIVLECCYSSLVTSAKQISSANKLLFLGKTDCPLRVCKVGIKVELPNNKSFEEESVESSKKKVWKALKKNVWEALRLNYHIMKALKKNVMKVPKKNVLESKVELPNNENSEELRWCLVGDVYTLLRVLTLITMIVGLLLLILGLI; encoded by the exons ATGGCTTTTGATGCTGTAACCACTCTAATCCAAGTAGTAGAGGCTGCCAAGCAAGACATTATGACGCCCAAAATACTTTCAACATTGTATGGTGGAAGATCAATGATGGTACCACTGCTTGAAACGATTGAGTTGCTGTCTTACAATCTCCATTTTCTGCAAGTCTTTATGAGAAGTAagacggaaaaaaaaaattgggacaCCGGGGATTCGAGTCTGTATAAGTATGTCGAAATTGAAGTTGCTCGAATATAtgaaaagtataaaataaaatctaaaccGAGACTAATATATGTGGGAGATTACTGGCCAACGAAAGCTGAAGATACTCATAATCTCTTGAAAAGTATAGTAAGAGATATTGAGTTTGTTAAAGACCGGATCCTGAAGGAAGAAAGAAGAGCTGCTGCTTTAGAGGCTGAGGAACAGAACATCACAATTTGGGATACCTACCGAAATGCTTTAAAGACTGAGAATGAAGTGATTGTAGGATTGGACAGTGATATAGAGAGGATAGTTAACCGGCTCTGCTATTCATACTTCGGGGGACCAGTTTTAACCATTTTGAAGAATAGTAACATTGACAAATTTCGGAAATATGTGCTGAAACTACAAGTTATGGCACTCGTTGGGGAAGGGGGCATTGGAAAAACTACATTAGCCAAAAGAGTCTATGGACATCCAACTACTAATGCTAGCTTTCACATTCGAGCATCCGTAGTTGTGTCTAAAGTTCATAACCTCAAAGAGATACTCATTGGTCTATTACGTTGTATTTCACCAATCACTAGTGAAATCTACAACATAGATGAGGCTCAGATAGCTGAGCAATTAAGCATAAGTTTGATGGACCAgaagtatttaattttcttagaTGACATATGGACCACTGCTGCATGGGATGCCATCCAAGGATATTTTCCGGAGAATTTTAATGGAAGCCGAATCTTAGTAACTACTCGGTCAAAAGAGGTGTCTGAATACTTAAGTACAAATCCCTACCAAGTGAAGTATCAAACTTTGTTGGATCGTTGGGAATTATTTTCAAGGAAAGTGTTTAGGCAAAGCCGATATGTTCCCAGTGAATATGAGAAAATTGGGAAACACATTGTTTGGCGTTGTGGTGGACTACCCTTAGAAGTTGTTTTAATTTCTGGAATTTTGGCGATAGCAAAAGGGTCCCCACAAATATGGAGAGATGTTGCCCGAACTTTGGATAGAGTTGATAGATATGATAATAAcaaaagaatttcaaaaatagtTTCATTAAGCTTCAAGTATTTACCTAATCATTTGAAGGATTGCTTTCAGTATTTTGGTGTGTTTCCCGAAGACAGTGACATTCctattaagaaattaatcaaCTTATGGGTTGCAGAGGGATTTATAAAGCCACATAAGAGTTTGGAAAAAGTAGTGGGAGAGAGTTACTTGCATGATCTCATTAATAGAAGTCTTGTTCAAATTAATGAGCTAAGTATTGACGGcaaagttaaatcatgtaacatTCATGATCGAGTGCACGAGGTTTGTGTGAGAAAAGCAATTGATGGGAATACATTGTGCATTATCAATGACAACCATGCTCCAAAGTCTAGTCATTGGTTAAGCTGTCAAACAAGTCATTGGC CAATCACTCGAGCGAGTTATTGGAATTGCGGTCCTGATGAAATCCATTCTGTTCTCTGCTTTGGTAAAGATGTATACCATTCAAAATGCAG GTTGGTATACCCATGTTTGGAATTGCTAAGAGTATTGGATTTATCATTAGTTAAATGCTCGCGAGGCATGCCTAGTGAAATAACAGACTTGGTTCATTTGAGATACTTGGCTTTAAGTACAATTGGTTCTCTTTACAAGCTTCAATTTTTAAAGCTTAAAAATTTGCAAACTCTCCTAGTTACTTCGTGGATCAAAAAATATCCTTTGCAACTTCCATGTGATATTTTGGGTTTGCGACAATTGAGGCATTTGCATGTTGACCAGAGATGTTCACAATATCTCCCTTCCTTAGTCAAAAAAAATTTGCAAACTCTTTATTGGTTGAAAGTTGCTAGCTCCGACAAAAAACCAAACTTCAGAATGGTTCCAAATCTAAAGGAACTTGGGATTTACATTGAAGGCCAACTGGCGCCTAGCTATCTAGGGAGCCTTGTGTATTTAAATCTACTTGAGACGTTGAAGTTTGAAGTAGGAAGAGTTGAGCGCTTTTATCTACCAACAGATTTTCCACCAAACCTTAAGAAGCTGACACTTCGGTATACTTATCTTTCATGGAAGGATATGGACACAATTGGCAAGTTGCCGCACCTTGAGGTGCTTAAACTTAAAGATTTCGCCTGCTGCGGTTCAAAGTGGGAACCATCGGAGCCGGGCTTTCGGGAATTAAAGACACTTCTTATTTCACGTTCAGATCTCAAACATTGGAATGCAAGTTCTAATAATTTCCCAATTTTGGAGCGCCTAGTCTTAAGATATTGTTGGGAATTGAAACAAGTTCCACTGAAGTTTGCAAAAATTGGAACGCTGGAGTTAATTGTGTTAGAATGTTGTTATTCTTCTCTTGTGACTTCTGCAAAGCAGATTTCTTCTGCAAACAAGTTATTGTTTCTAGGAAAGACAGATTGTCCACTTCGTGTTTGTAAAGTTGGAATTAAG GTTGAATTGCCAAATAATAaaagctttgaagaagaaagtgtggaAAGCTCTAAGAAGAAAGTGTGGAAAGCTCTAAAGAAGAATGTGTGGGAAGCTCTAAG GTTGAATTACCATATAATgaaagctttgaagaagaaTGTGATGAAAGTTCCGAAGAAGAATGTGTTGGAATCTAAG GTTGAATTGCCAAATAATGAAAACTCTGAAGAATTAaggtggtgtttggttggagacgTTTACACCCTACTACGGGTTTTGACACTCATTACCATGATTGTTGGTCTACTTTTGTTAATTTTGGGCTTAATATGA